In Quercus lobata isolate SW786 chromosome 12, ValleyOak3.0 Primary Assembly, whole genome shotgun sequence, a genomic segment contains:
- the LOC115971360 gene encoding probable apyrase 7 — translation MLGRIADVVTSHLSGQQSSSSSMAATSSSSSSSSSSVAYMYAQMPFSHNKNNLRLSSSLQDLTAYRPLDNNDVAIANGDNRAAAHIKYPHLLHRDNAAVASFSKEKGVGGGTPSKRSKFLRLFMLMLCLVLLGVLIYMISIYVYSYWSPGESKFYVVLDCGSTGTRVYVYQASFDHNNAGTLPIALKSFTEGIRKKPSSQIGRAYDRMETEPGFHKLVHNVTGLNGAIKPLIRWAEKQIPRNAHKSTSLFLYATAGVRRLPKADSEWLLDKARSILKTSPFQCEKNCVKIISGAEEAYFGWIALNHRTGTLGVTPKKPTFGALDLGGSSLQVTYESKGPVHNENSLKLRIGAVNHHLTAYSLAGYGLNDAFDKSVVQLFKRLPEVTKGDLVNKKIEIKHPCLHSGYREQYICSQCASHYKETGSPVIAGKNLGKGGKSGIAVQLVGAPNWDECSALAKVAVNLSEWSNKNPGIDCDLQPCALPDSFPRPYGEFYGMSGFFVVYRFFNLTSKATLDDVLEKGQEFCEKTWEVARKSVAPQPFIEQYCFRAPYIVSLLREGLHITDKKIIIGSGSITWTLGVALLEAGKAFSSRMRLRSYEIFQVKINPLILIAIMFISLVLLVCALSCVGNWMPRFSRRSYLPLFRHNSASNISSPFGFQRWSPISSDGRKMPLSPTAQERPFGFGHGLSGSGGGSSSSIQLIESSLYPSSSSVLHSYSSSNLGQIDGSIMASFRPPHRSQMHLQSRRSQSREDLNSSLAEAHMVKV, via the exons ATGTTGGGTAGAATTGCTGATGTTGTAACAAGTCATTTGTCGGGGCAAcagtcatcatcatcatcgatGGCAGCcacgtcttcttcttcttcttcatcgtCGAGTAGTGTTGCCTATATGTATGCTCAGATGCCTTTTAGTCATAACAAGAACAACCTCAGATTATCTTCGTCTCTCCAGGATTTAACAGCTTATCGTCCGCTTGATAATAATGATGTTGCCATTGCGAATGGTGATAATAGGGCTGCTGCCCATATAAAGTATCCCCATTTGTTGCATAGAGACAATGCTGCTGTCGCGAGTTTTTCAAAGGAGAAGGGAGTGGGAGGAGGAACCCCGTCAAAGCGTAGCAAGTTTTTGCGGCTTTTCATGCTCATGTTGTGCTTAGTCTTGTTGGGTgttttaatttatatgatttcTATTTATGTTTATTCGTATTGGTCTCCTGGGGAATCGAAGTTTTATGTTGTACTCGATTGTGGAAGTACTGGAACTAGAGTTTATGTGTATCAGGCATCTTTTGATCACAACAATGCAGGCACACTTCCTATTGCATTGAAATCATTTACAGAAGGTATTCGTAAGAAGCCTAGCTCGCAGATTGGACGGGCTTACGATAGAATGGAGACTGAGCCTGGGTTTCATAAGTTAGTGCACAATGTGACTGGCTTGAACGGTGCAATTAAACCGCTTATTCGGTGGGCAGAGAAGCAAATCCCCAGGAATGCACATAAGTCCacctctctcttcctttatgcTACAGCAGGGGTTCGCAGGCTGCCCAAAGCTGATTCAGAATGGCTTCTAGACAAGGCACGGTCCATACTGAAAACTTCACCCTTCCAGTGTGAGAAAAATTGTGTTAAAATTATCAGTGGGGCAGAGGAGGCTTATTTTGGCTGGATAGCACTTAATCATCGCACGGGTACATTAGGGGTCACGCCAAAAAAACCAACATTTGGTGCACTTGACTTGGGCGGCTCATCATTGCAGGTTACATATGAGAGCAAGGGACCTGTACATAACGAGAATAGCTTAAAACTTAGAATAGGAGCTGTTAATCATCATCTCACTGCCTATTCTCTTGCGGGTTATGGTTTGAATGATGCATTTGACAAGTCTGTGGTTCAACTTTTTAAGAGGCTTCCAGAAGTCACTAAGGGAGATCTAGTTAacaagaaaatagaaataaagcATCCTTGCTTGCATTCTGGGTACAGGGAGCAATACATCTGCTCTCAGTGTGCTTCGCATTACAAGGAAACTGGGAGCCCTGTGATTGCAGGGAAAAATTTGGGTAAAGGAGGAAAGTCAGGCATTGCCGTGCAACTTGTTGGTGCTCCAAACTGGGATGAATGTAGTGCGCTGGCAAAAGTTGCTGTTAATTTGTCTGAATGGTCAAATAAAAATCCAGGCATTGACTGTGATTTGCAGCCTTGTGCTCTTCCTGATAGTTTTCCTCGCCCTTATGGCGAGTTCTATGGGATGTCTGGCTTTTTTGTGGTGTATCGATTTTTTAATTTGACCTCAAAAGCCACTCTTGATGATGTTTTGGAAAAGGGTCAGGAGTTCTGTGAAAAGACCTGGGAAGTTGCAAGAAAAAGTGTTGCACCTCAGCCCTTCATTGAACAGTACTGCTTTAGGGCTCCGTATATTGTGTCACTGTTAAGAGAGGGCTTGCACATTAcagataaaaaaatcattattggTTCTGGAAGTATTACTTGGACTCTTGGAGTTGCCCTGTTGGAAGCTGGCAAGGCATTTTCATCAAGAATGCGGCTACGTAGTTATGAGATATTTCAAGTGAAGATAAACCCATTAATTCTTATTGCCATTATGTTTATTTCATTGGTTCTCCTAGTTTGTGCGTTATCATGTGTTGGCAATTGGATGCCAAGATTTTCCCGGAGGTCATATCTCCCACTTTTCAGGCATAATAGTGCATCGAATATTTCATCTCCTTTCGGATTCCAGCGTTGGAGTCCCATCAGTTCTG ATGGAAGAAAGATGCCGCTGAGTCCAACAGCCCAAGAAAGACCATTTGGCTTTGGACATGGTCTCAGTGGCAGCGGCGGTGGCAGCAGCAGCAGCATCCAGCTCATAGAGTCCTCCTTGTACCCATCAAGTAGCAGTGTTTTACATAGTTACTCCTCAAGTAATTTGGGCCAGATTGATGGTAGTATCATGGCTTCCTTCCGGCCTCCTCACAGAAGTCAGATGCATCTTCAAAGTCGGAGATCACAATCTCGAGAAGACCTTAATTCTTCTCTAGCCGAAGCACACATGGTGAAGGTCTAG